CAACAATAGCGTGTGATTGAGTCGCTGCTCTAGCATTCCCCAAAGTAGTTTCTGCAATAACTATTGATTGTGAGAATACTGGTAAGTTTCTTCGAGAAGCTTAACAACAAGAAACTTGACTTTGAGTAACAAAAAACCTCAAAGTTACCCAATCTAGTCACATTGCTAAACTCTTAAGTTTTATCTGTAATTGCAAATCTTGTTCCACAGAAAGCAAAGAGCGAACCCATAATCTAAGGCAACAACTTTCCTAAAAACTGTGTTTCATGATTTTTAGGTATTAAGAGTTAAGCTCTTGCTTTTCTTAACTAAATTAATTACTTCAGTAACAAAACTTTTCATCCCTAAATATTTAACAAGCTTTTAGGGAAATTCAGTAATTTACCCTTTTCAATTTATCACGATCCTCATTTATATTTTACCAAGGATAAATAGATATAATTGCTCATAGTTAAAAACTTAACATTTGTCCAAAGGTAATGAGATATTTTGGATAATAGTTTTAAAATTACGATTTAATGTTTGCAAAGCTAGGTATATGGCACTAAGGTAGTTAATTAGGGGCTGGTTTTGTGACATCTTCAGTTGTTGATGAGATTTTGGCTTTCTTTGATGTTGCGATCGCTCCTGGTTCTATGGATGACTCAAAGGTATCGGCCTACTTCAAAATATATGCAGTAGAGATCGCACTTTCACAGAGACAGTCAGTAATGAGAAGAAATGCGATCACATCTTGCTCACTATCTAGCAAGGTTTTCAACAGATGCGATCGTACGTTCCAGTAACTCAGTCATCGCTACCACACTCTGATAAGCAAAACATCATTCATCCATTATCGCTCTACTAGCAATAGCGATCGCACTTTTGCTTTGTCGGATCACCAGCAGCAGAAGCTTCTGATTGCCATCGCTCAGACTGAATGATTCGTTTAGGCGATCCCATAATTGCGAAAGATAGCGAATCAAGGAGCGATCGCACTTAAGACAGACAGCTAGTAAACAGAAGTCAGGCTATCGCTCATGAATAGTTTGATTGCAAGTGCTGGCTGAAGCACTGATTGGCATTTTAAACAACAAGCATGGCATTGATATGAGAAAAAAAGAATCACTTCATTATTACGAAAGAAGACCATTTAGATCCTTCACTAATAGTGCTTTATCAGTTATTGCTGTTATGTCTCCATTTCCACCACGACAACATACAAGGTGTATATTTCCACTAATGCTCTGTAAGAGTTGAGACAAAGTGATTGAGAACGTTGAGTCTAGCCTTGTCCATTTCCCCGTACTTAGATCCATGATGAGACAGGGTATTTGATCGTCTCCCTGCAAGTAATAGTCCTGGGGGTTAGCCTTACCAATAGTACACTGCTGCTCGCTAATAGCTTGAACACCAGCCTCTTGAAGCATTTTCAAGATACTTTCTAAATTTAAACAATCCCGCTTAATCATTGTCGCTATCGTTATTCCTGTGTTTACATCCAACAAAGTATTTTGCTTAGCCCAGAAAGTTAATATTGTCCCTCTGGGAGAATCAATGGAGGAAAACTCTTTTGGCGTACCATGTCCCAGATACAACCAGTTTCCTTGTTTTGTTGCGCCTACTTTCGATTGCATAAAGGCTTTTAGCTGTATCTCAACGCCTACAAATCGTTTTTCTAAAGTTTGTGTTGTTCTGGTCAACGCCTCAATCTGTTGCCTTAACACACCAGCATTTACTAAACGGCTTTCAACACGATTTGTAAGTGCGGTTATCTTAGCCTGTTGAAGTGATTCAATTTTCTTCTGAAGAGCGTCAAGTTGCGATGTATAATAATCAAAGTTATTTTGCAATTTTTTGAGCTGATCTAAATCTTCCGTGTCATCTATCTTCTGAGCTAAAGTGTCCATTTTTTTTCGCCACGCCACTTTTAGATCTTCATAAGCCTCCAAATCTTCAAACTTACTATAAGTAGAGGCTTCTTTTGCTGAATACCTAACAGCGTAGATGTAGAAATCCTGTGTAATGATTTCATTTTGGAAAAAAGATTGAGACTGATAGCCACATTCAAGGATGCCCACAAAAAGAGTTAAACCTGGAGCAAGTGGTTCACTTTTTATCTCCCTTTTGGCTGTCACTTCTGTGCTTGCCATAAAAGACTGAAGGATGCCAGAAATCACATCAAAAGCTTTTGCCGCAATATATTCGTCAAGTTTAGCAATTGCAGTGAATGCAGGTGCAATATCTTCAGACTTTTTGTCTGCAACTTTAGCTCCAGGAGGGGGAGGAGCAGTACCAAAAATAGCATCTTTAACTGCTCCGATAATTTTAGTAACATTATCAAGTGACCAATCCTTAACATGTTGAACATCTACATTTTCACCATCAAGGAAAGGTTTTGCATCATCCCAGCCACCACTAGAGTAATGTTTAGAAATAGTTTCGTTGACTTGATTCCGAACATCCGCTGCCTTTTTATTGATGTCATCTAGCAACTCGTCTAGATATTGTCGAAATTTGCGATCTTGATCGCGTAGCTCGTCTATAGAGGGAGAGTGTCCCATAAAAAGCTCCTAGATAAAAGTTGAAATCTAACATAGTTTAATCTTGTCTGTGTAATCTAGTCTCGACAACCGAAAATGACGAACTTAGTAACTAACTTAAAGACTTCTTATCTTCAGGCTTCTAAATTGAGGAAAGTCATGATTCCAAACATTACATTACAAGGCTTGACATCATGTGCCATTTCCTCCTTAAATTCGGTTGGTTAAACTTAATTTCAGCATTTACAGTCATAAAGCGTTACATCAATTACCAACAATTAGATCAGACACACGTAAGCGTAACTGTCCATAAATCCAGATACCGATCTTTTTAGATGATTGATCGCACTTATTTAGCAGTATCTCCAAAGCAGCGATACCCCTAAAAAAACAGAATCAAAAGCAGGCAACAAAAAAGGCGATCGCTCTCAATAACTAATAAAGAAAGCTATCGCACTCAGTAACACATAAAAAAGTGCGATCGCCAATACATTTAAATCCAGTTTTCACAACCGAAGTTAACGAACTTAAGAACTAACTTAAGAGCTTCTTGTCTTTAAGTCCCCAAAGCAATGCTCCAGATTGGCGATCGCTTCCCAATTCCAACATCCTACTAACAGCGATCGCACTCAGTAACACAGTTATCTGCAATTTTAACCAGCCTCAGCCTTAAAACTGCCCTAAAAACAAGCGATTCGAGATCGCGCACTTAATTAGAACCCGTAAGATTACTTAACGTCAATGCGCTAATAAAGCAAGTAACATAAAATTAGCTGCATAGATTTGCTTGATTCCGTCTTTGAGTTCTGACGTACTTGTGGTCTGAAGTGGTGCATTGCATCAGTGTTGCTGAACAGGATTATTGAAAGATTCCTTTCAATTAATGCAGTTTTTAAAATCAAAATTTGATTGAGTGGTAGATATCTTTGTAGATTTCGCAACTTAAGTTATTTACCACTGACTTTTGTCGGTTACGTTCTGTTTCTGGTGCATCTTCACTGATGCATTACAGACAGTCATGCTTATCCATAAAAAATACATTTATAATCTGCGAGGTTTCCAATGAAATGCCAACAAAGGAGCCGTAGACGTGGTGTAATCCTAACGCCTCAAGGATTGCAGAAACTCCAAGATGCAAAATCTGAGTCGGAAAGTAATGAAAATTTCGGTAAACGTTATACCCGTGAAGCTTTAGGTTTTCGCATGAGGTTAGATCCAGATACGATCGCAAAGATATTTGCTTGTGAAGTTGGGGTAGATCGGCAGACCCTAAAGTACTGTTTCAGCGCATTCAACTTAGAACTCGAATCCCAAGACTATCAATTTGCTAATCCGGATCTCAACCTGCAAGAAGGCTACACAACAATTCCCAGGCGAACGGATTGGGGAGAAGCACCAGATGTATCCCTGTTTTGTGGACGTAGCGAAGAACTGGCAACTCTCAAGCGCTGGATTTTAAATGAGTATTCTACAAATAAAGCAATACCCTGCCGTTTTATTACTGTATTGGGCTTGGGTGGTATTGGTAAAACTTGGTTATCTGTCAAACTCACTCAACAGCTTCAGGATCGATTTGAGTTCGCGATTTGGCGATCGCTTTCACATCGTCCGCCCCTCCAAGAGTTATTATCTGACCTGATCGCCTTCCTATCCAACGGACAAGTCACCAATTTACCAGATAACGTGCATGGCAGAATGTCACGGTTGATTGATTATTTACAACAGCACCGTTGTCTGCTGGTATTAGATGGGGCGGAAGCTGTATTGCAAGATTGTGCAACTCAAAAGTCTGCTTGCAAGAATTGTGTCTGGTTTCCTGACAAAGGAGATCGAGAGTATCGGGAATTTTTGAAGCGGATAGGAGAATCTACCCATCAAAGCTGCTTAATCCTCACAAGTCGCGATAAGCCCAAAGAAATTACGGCTTTGGAAGGTGAAATCCGCCCTGTTAGAGTCTTCCTTCTCAACGGCTTGCAAATCCCAGATGTGCAGGAACTTTTCAACGCCAAGGGTACTTT
The genomic region above belongs to Calothrix sp. NIES-2098 and contains:
- a CDS encoding WD-40 repeat-containing protein — its product is MKCQQRSRRRGVILTPQGLQKLQDAKSESESNENFGKRYTREALGFRMRLDPDTIAKIFACEVGVDRQTLKYCFSAFNLELESQDYQFANPDLNLQEGYTTIPRRTDWGEAPDVSLFCGRSEELATLKRWILNEYSTNKAIPCRFITVLGLGGIGKTWLSVKLTQQLQDRFEFAIWRSLSHRPPLQELLSDLIAFLSNGQVTNLPDNVHGRMSRLIDYLQQHRCLLVLDGAEAVLQDCATQKSACKNCVWFPDKGDREYREFLKRIGESTHQSCLILTSRDKPKEITALEGEIRPVRVFLLNGLQIPDVQELFNAKGTFAGTSEDWHKFVESYAGHPLALNLVSTTIQNLFAGNIGEFLQQQTPIFGEVSNLLEQQWQCLSDMAKEILKSLAFHCQPISFAQLRSQLTSSISPQILLEVLDSLQVRSLIETKGAKFSLHPLVMEYVNSQFIPQPSTLLDQKHQLQIAS